In Taeniopygia guttata chromosome Z, bTaeGut7.mat, whole genome shotgun sequence, the sequence CGGCGCTGGGCCGGCGGCTCGGGGCACCCGGGGCCCGCGGTGAGCGGCCGGGGGGGCGAGGGGACCGGGGGTGGCGGCGCGGGCGGCTCGAGGGCACGGGCGGCCCCGAGGGCATCTTGGCAAACGGCGTGTGCGCTTGAGAGCATCAGAGCCTGGCTGCGGATGGCCTTAATTTAATCACGAAAGGTGCGGTCTGGCAGGATGGCTGGCCTGCTTCAATGCTGTATTGTTCAGCCGCTCTTGTAGATGCCCCAAGGATGGATGATTAAACCATGCGAAAAAGGAGCGTGAGCCAGGCTCCTGCTGAGTGCTCATCGGTGCTAAGGGAGCGTTGTGTTCTTCCCTCAGATACCTTCTTGGAGAAAGGCTCTGCTAATCTGGACAAGTTGAAGGACCTCTGCAACGAAGGGAAAGAACATCCTTCCACGCTTTTTCAGCTCTATACCCAGGTATTTGTTACGGACATCAAACTGCCTCTCAAGAAAATGCGTGTAGGGAGTGGGAGACGGTTTGGTGTAAAAAAGGAGGGTGGGGCAGAAAGGCAGGTCGATTATTTGGGGGTGTGTGGTGAGCGTCTGTGAAGCACAGAACTGCTTTTGACTTGGATGACTTGGAGTCGTTCATGATGTTATTTTAGGGACAGAAAGGGATTTGGCTTGACAGTCACCATCACTAATCCTTCCATACTTCTAACTTGCACATTTTGTCAactaaatgttaaaaaatactttcaaattGTGATGTTTTATAaactaacatttttttctatgtcAACACACATCCATTTGATTATTTTGATGGTAGCATTTCAATTTTGTATATGTTCTTGTTTTCATAGGCTGTCTTAGACATTACATATTTTGAGGAAAACCAGCTTGTGGATGAAGATTTTCCAGAAGAATCTGCATTGCAAAAGCTTAAAGAACTTATTTCCATTCTTTCAGAACCAGAAGACCTAGTGAGGGAATGCAGCATAAAAGAAGTGAGTAGTCAGAGGgtgaattatttcattatttaaaaatgaaaagtctGAAATGGGACATAGTGTTTGTATTTTTGATGGGCagaatttaaagtattttgaaacattttcaaGTCTCTTTGGTATTGAAATAGTAATTACTGAAAATATTGTTTCAAATGCCTTGTTGTGTGCTCAGAATTTATCTTGCTAACATTTCATGATTCCATAGGCAGTTAACACTTCTATTTGACCTACAGTGTTAGGTTAGGCTAGGCTTGTGTCTCTGCTGATGTCAAACACAGTCCCTGAAGTACGAGATTTATGCAGTGTTTGCATGTGTGCCAGTGCTTATAAGTAGTTCAGGTGGTTTATTTTTGTGTTAGACcagtttgtttgattttatttcagccCATCGACCTTCTTGGTGCAGAGTTGTTAGAATGTCTTTACTGGAGAAAAGGAGCCCTGCTTTACATGTATTGCCACACAGCAAAAGAAAGGAGTGAATGGCTACAAGAAAATGTTGCCACATTTAAAAAGGTAAAGGACATGAAAATGTTCTATGAGCTTGCGAATACAGTGTTAAAGTTTGATTggtcatttttaaaatgtggctgtgttttttgttctgttttttttttttctttaattaggATTTTGGGGCTTCATAGGAAGTATTTCTGCATATCATTAATTTAacaagaactttttttttccttatttttaactGTACTCAGTGTCTTAATGATGGAGTTCAATACTTGATGAAGATGCTTAGCGTTAGATGCCCTCTTCAGCTAGATGAAGATATCTCACTTCAAGATAAAGACACAGCTAGATTACTCAGTGAaggtaaaaaaccccaaaaaataactCCAAAAAACCTTTTAACCCACTCCTCTTTAATAACTGCTTCACTTTATGAAATGAAATTGCTTcaatttttgtgtgtttttattgCTTGGCCTAGTTTATGTTCAAGACTTAACACTTTTTAGAACAAAAAGATAATAAAGAGGCAAATAAGCAGGCAAGAGTGGCCCcgcctttttcttttttgactcATGAATTTTAGGAGGTGTCAGTGCTCAATTTCCTGGTGTTTTATGGGTGTCCTGGAGCAAGGTGAACTGAGGCAATGAGTGTTTGATTCACAGTAGTGTTTTAGTGGCAGCGTTTGTACACTGTATTTTATTGTGAACCATCCAGTTCACAACTGACAGATGTTGAAGGCACAAATATGACTGCAGAGGGTGCCAGAGGTTCACATATTGATGTTCCCTTTTAGCTCTAGGACAGCACAGGTACAAACACAATTACAGACTTCTCACAGGTAAAAACTACAAGCAGAAGTGGTTAGATTTGGCAAATGTTCTCTGTCACCACTTTATGTAGCTTTATGTAAATTTCATTCCTATTGAGTGTTTCTAGGAGGATCTTAGGCTGCATCAGTGTGATGCAGGTAGGGTGATACAGCAGGAGGGAATTTGCGAGGTAAACCAACTGGTGCTAAGAACATGATGTCCATGTTGAGCACACTCAAAAACAGCTCTACTCTGACTGTAGCAGGATATGCAGCACCTTCTTGTCTAGTGACATTATGTCTGAAGTGACATTACTGCTGTATACCTCCGTAATGTAAAGGCAGATTGTGGATTTATTTAgcacgattttttttttttttttttttggtgaaagaCACACGTGTGCCTTTGAATTCAAGTACTAATAAAGCTACTGCTGGTTCACCTAAGTTAAGATGACCTCAGACAGTATCTTTTAGGCTTAAACCTGTGGGAGGCACAGAAATACTCGAGTAAATATGTACAGTCATGCCTGTGCTAAAGAGGCTgtaaagaaatactgaaattcTATGAGATAATTAGGCGAACAAAATtatagaaataatatttatatggcagtcttaaaatattttaacattaagGAGGGCCAAATTGGACAGACAAATGAGCATGGTCTTGATCCATGGTTTTCTTCTGggaattatatatttatataattatatactTATACTGTCTTTTTGGAACTTTCTTCCCCATTGTTACTGAAAAAGAATTAACAAGCTTGTTAATACTTTTGTGTTAATACTTAATGTGTACTTGCTTATAGCAGAATAATGAAGTACTTgatctaaattatttttgcaggtATATTTAGTGACACTCACTTACTAGCAATGATGTACAGTGGAGAAATGTGCTACTGGGGACTGAAACACTGTGGAGCAGTGGAAGGGAAGCAGGAAAGCCTTGAGTCAATAGACCCGGTGTCTGACAGTGACCTGGACAGCAGATCACAGAGCATATCGCTGGATTTCCAAGAAACAGGGAGAAACATGTTAACAAAGTATGTGGCTGTATGTGAGGGACCCTTAAAAGGTCAAGGGTGGAACACAACAACTGCAAAACAAATGCTGCATTACTTTGTGAAATCCCATAGCTAAGATCCACTGCATTGTCTGTGCTAGAAGAAAATTTGTGGCATAAGAGCACAGTCTTCGTCActgactttctttttcttctttccaacTGAAATGTGTACTTGTGTTGCATTAAAGCCACGCATTCCAAGGACTCCCGGGCTGCGGTGCAAAGAGCGCTGCTGGGCGTGGGTGCGGCCGCCGCCCGGGGCAGCGGCCGGGCGCTGGCGGAGCGtgcgcggcgggcgcgggcggcgccatggcggcggcggagcggcgcggggccgggctggaGGCCGCGGTGCGCGGCGGGCTGCGCGCCCTACGGGAGCGCTGGCTGCGGGGCACCCGCGAGCGCGCCGgctccgcgcccgccccgcTGCCGGCGGCGCCGGACGGCGCGGGGGGAGTGAGCCTCCTGCAGAGCCTGCCGGTGAGCCGGGCCCGCTggcgcggggcggggggaggagggggcaAAGCGCTGCGTCCCACCCCGTCCTTCTTCGCTGCTGAGTTCGGGAGTCGTTAAACCGCTGCTCTCAATGGTTTTCAGATCGACGTGCAGCTGAACATCATGTCCTTCCTCTCGCCCCAAGATTTGTGCCGCTTAGGAAGCACGAGTTGTTACTGGAGGGCAGCTGCGCAAGACCCGTTGTTATGGAGATACTTTCTCCTGCGGGATCTTCCCTCTTGGACATCTGTTGATTGGAAATCACTTCCAGACGAGAAGATTTTTAATAAAGCCTTTTCAGAGGTCAGCGGCAATGCACTGTATGATTACATGGCAGTGTAAGTATCTCCATATTCTCCTACATGACTTCAAGTGTGCCTACAGCAGTAATATTCAGCCCACAGGCATGTTCcatatttatagaaataaagCTCTGTTGTAAGTTGCTGTTTAAATTTTGATGTGTCTCAAATCTAttgtttattttggaaataCAATTTCCTGTTGCTCCATGGTCTGGTCAGCTCTTTCTGTTTGGAACTCAACAGGAATGTGAAACATTGTAAAAAACAGAAGGCTAATGGTATAAAATATTACAGGTTTTTGTACACTGTCAGTCTGCTGTGACACAGAACTACTGCATACTCTTGATCTTGGTAAAGAAGTGTTCTTTGCTCTCAGTGCCACAGCAGTTATTTTCATAAAAGTACGAAGAAGTCTTCAAGCTACAGCAAATGAAATGGATCTTCATTGTTTTTTATCTTATTTGGAAGAcctaataataaaaaagtgcACTGAATGTGCACAGAATAACAAGTTGTATTGTTTTAGGTCTGATTGTCAAAGGCTGTAAGATGGAGACCGGTTTCTGCTAGTATATTGAAAAACATAGCAACACAATAAATATGTTTGGATGACTGAGAAGAACACTTAAAACAAGGTAGTTTGTGGTGATTTATTTTCTAAACTTCATTCAGTTCCTTTGATTTGCAGTGGTGCTCTGTGgatttgtttgggatttttgattTATTTGCAGTTACATTTTCCAAAGGTGGTCCTTAACATGTTGCTTTGTGGTAAGTGCATTAACTTCTGCAATCTCCTTGCCCTTCATCCCCTTTTAACAGGTGGGAACAGTACACTCAGAATTTGATGTGCAAAATGTGGACTGATTTTGAAATTGGATTTAAATCTGTTTAGGTCTGAACCGCCAACTTGAAGCCACCTGTCACTGATTTCCATTGTGTCTGCATGCACTTGGCGGTTTTGCTGATCTCAACTGAAACATTTCAGCGTGGGTATGAAGCAGCTCACATTTGATGTTTCCTTGAAGAGATTTGTTCGGGAGCAGCCTACCATGACTCCAGAAGCAAACTGAGGCTGCTGCTCTAGAACATCTGactgtttttcttcccctcaaTTACCAGTCTTTCCATGCCTTATAGCATCCACACCAAATGAGTATATAAGTTTGCAGGAAACACTTGTTTCCTTCCACAGTTTGCATGGTCTCTTTTCAGGTGGTTACTTGTTATAAACACAAAAGAGTTTAATTAGGGTTTAAAATGCACTCAAAAggctcacttttaaaattttatttttcacgTGACTCTTCTGCTTTGATGTTATTTTACCTATATTGTGTATTCAGTGAGGATGGGGaatttatgatttttattttttttttttcaagtaaacTGAAAGCTCTGTAGATAGAAGTGTACTGAGGTCCAAAAAGTCAGTATTTAGATGTCAAAAGAACTGATGCTTTGTCTGCTTAGTACTGGTGCTTGAAACCATCGATTTGGAACTTTATAATTTTTGACCTATGCTTTGAGTTGTACCAGTAGAAAAGCATAAGAAGAGTGGGACTTAATTGGTTTGATTAATACctcttttgtattttatgtTTAATTTCTAGTTGCATCTATTTTAAACAGATATAAAAGGAGCTGTCCTCAGGGTAGAAGTTGGAAATCGAGCCGTCCCCGGTATGGGACTGTGACTTCCTTTTTGCAATCACTGGTCACTCAGGCAGAACCTCGCTTTGCTATGTTTGGGCCAGGTTTGGAAGAGCTGGACAACTCTTTAGTACAAAAGATGATGACATGCCCAGAAATTCTGCTGGTAGCTGGCTTACCTCATAGACAAATTCATGGTAATGATGGTTTTGGCTTTTAGCTTCCTTATTTTGTAAATACATAATACACAAAAAACTTTGAGGAagacatgaagaaaataatttttttttttttgtatcctTAATATTCAGTAGAATAATGGtaaaaaactgttttctctctgatttGTTCAGAAGGCTAAATGCAATGAACATTTGGGACAAACTAATAGCTTTAATGAATTTATGATTAAATTTGGACATTGTcagaagaataattttgttcCTTGTACTTCTATTTTCATTCAAAATTCCATGTTACTGCTGCTGTTGTGGTCAATAAATGCAGACAGGCCTTTCTTTCAGTGCTGCTTGCAGTAAGTGGCTAAAAAACACATTTGTGATTTTACACAGGAACTCAAGGCTGATCCTTTTATGATTCAGTATTCTGGTATCACATTATGTAAAT encodes:
- the FBXO4 gene encoding F-box only protein 4, with translation MAAAERRGAGLEAAVRGGLRALRERWLRGTRERAGSAPAPLPAAPDGAGGVSLLQSLPIDVQLNIMSFLSPQDLCRLGSTSCYWRAAAQDPLLWRYFLLRDLPSWTSVDWKSLPDEKIFNKAFSEVSGNALYDYMAVYKRSCPQGRSWKSSRPRYGTVTSFLQSLVTQAEPRFAMFGPGLEELDNSLVQKMMTCPEILLVAGLPHRQIHGIGSGVSFQFNSNQKFNIVTLYSTTSVERRRAREEQAVAVNKMFYQENSTVGNQQAVHYSVIAQVRKVCEVVDGFIYVANAEAHREHDRQEELARILAMIDPALGPPNRPLLVLSCVSHVGVKRIPCVYVAHQLQLNLLHQPWMMQDTVAATLGGLLNGIEWLLEEANYKSAQ
- the RIMOC1 gene encoding RAB7A-interacting MON1-CCZ1 complex subunit 1 gives rise to the protein MGRMSRAGCPGGVGRQRHGTARHGTARPRPRPRFAPRSPRCPGPGPRPGPGPLPPPQPALLRLRGRAARGPAMAAAALRARVAALGRRLGAPGARDTFLEKGSANLDKLKDLCNEGKEHPSTLFQLYTQAVLDITYFEENQLVDEDFPEESALQKLKELISILSEPEDLVRECSIKEPIDLLGAELLECLYWRKGALLYMYCHTAKERSEWLQENVATFKKCLNDGVQYLMKMLSVRCPLQLDEDISLQDKDTARLLSEGIFSDTHLLAMMYSGEMCYWGLKHCGAVEGKQESLESIDPVSDSDLDSRSQSISLDFQETGRNMLTKYVAVCEGPLKGQGWNTTTAKQMLHYFVKSHS